The Ascaphus truei isolate aAscTru1 chromosome 20, aAscTru1.hap1, whole genome shotgun sequence genome includes the window TATCTCgccttatatatttttaattactgTTACACTTATaaacggtaatatatgttttaagtaaaattattaaaagttatattctaATCCTAGTAAAGTGCATTTAAGTGCATTTTCTTTGAGAACACTCACTTGTGAGCTCAACATTTCACTGAGTATATCTATATACTGATAAtaaacacgctgcgctgtataatgatgctgagtatatCTAGATACTGATAAtaaacacgctgcgctgtataatgatgctgagtatctatacactgataatgaacatgccacactgtataatgatgctgagtatctctatacactggtaATGAACACGtcgtgctgtataatgatgctgagtatctctatacactgataatgaacacgccgcgctgtataatgatgctgagtatctctatacactgataatggacacgccgcgctgtataatgataccctgcatataaataatatatatttttgttactgCAGCCCTACTAGAGCGCCCCCAAATCTCAGTCAGCCGGTGGATTGAGAAAGGAAGCACAGTGACCGCTATATGTGAGGTCCCCCGAGCGTTCCCCGCGGAAAATGTGACTGTAGAAATGTCCTTTGACCAGTCACCTCTCAGTGTGACTATCACCAGTAGGACCGACGGTGCTCTGGTAGCAAACGCCCCCTTAACTCCTACATCTACCGGGACATATAACCTCGGCTGTACTGCCCATATTTTTGAGTCATCTAATGACAGAGTCATGGACATAAATATTTATGGTAAGTgcatgtctgtgaattgactgtataaccttgttattttaatgtaaccatgtattgttataactctgtgcccaggacatacagctcaaccccgttataacgcgatccgttacaacgcggatgcGCTTATAGCGTgatgtgagcgtggctcccaattttcgtatttatgaatactttacaacacgattattggtgtcttaaatactttattgtacaatgcaaacaattgtacattatttctaacgcgatccgcttatagcgcaatgtgattatttggaccccaagcaccgcgttgtaagggggttgagctgtacgtgaaaacgagaggaaactctcaatatatcacttcctggtaaaacatttttataaataaataaattagataCCCCGTAAAAGTTTACGGGGTCAGATAATTCATTGCAGAGAGGAGTCCGAGGAAACTTTATGGGGTCAAATCATTAATTGCAGAGAGGGGTCCCTGGAAACCTTATGGGGTCCGATCATTCATTGCAGAGAGGGGTCTCAGGAAAGTATATGGGGTCAAATCATTTGTTGCAGAGTGGGGTCCCTGAAAACCTTATGGGGTCAAATCATTCATTGCAGAGAGGGATCCCCAAAAACTGTATGGGGTCAAATCATTCATTGCAAAGAGGGGTCGATGGAAACTGTATGGGGTCAAATTTTTGTTGCAGAGAGGGGTACCAGGAAACTCTATGGGGTCAAATCATTTTTTTATACAGGGGGATCCCATTCAAATCTATGGGGCCAAAGCACTTGTTCTAAAGGGGATCCCATAAAAGTGACcgcctgctacacctgtacatCCCGTGACCCCTGGAGCCCCCACGGCGTAGCTGCGTCAGTAAGGCACCCAAGCGGGCTACAGGGACCTCCCATGAAAGTCTTATGTAGACAGATCATATTTCGTAGAGGACGACCCCATTGAAAATCAATGACACCCCCTTTGACTTATTGAGCTCCCCCGCAACTAAAATATTCAGATTTACAGAATTGTAAGACTCTTGATTTTATAATAGAATAAATATTTAACTTctgtttatattttgtattttctttgtcctttattttttgttttggtttttcTGCAGAGTCTCCTAAAATCAACTTCAGTCTTTCGAGCGCCTCTGCAGATTTGGGTGACACTGTGATAGCGTCCTGTGAATTAACTAATGATAATCCAGAGCCGTACAGCCTACATATCAGCATAGACGGGAAGCAGAGCTGTAGTGAGACATCGTATGCCACACGCAGCTGTAATCTGACAGCAGACAGGAAATCCCCTACGGCCGTTGTTACCTGTGAAGCTCGACTTAAGGAAAATCCGAATATAACCACAACGGCAAAGAAATATCTCACTGTGTATTGTAAGCGCCTTATTATTCTTATATCAAGTCCATGAAAGCTctacctaatgacagggacgtgtgtaacgGGTTAAAGGGTCAGCCCCACGTAGggtcaaagtgacctaatgacagggacgtgtgtaatgggttaaagggtcagcccCACGTAGGGTCAAAGTGACCTAAttacagggacgtgtttaatgggttaaagggtccatattgccccatataacccctccctataacttctcctattgccaCATATAACCGcaccttataactcctcctattgccccatataacccctccctataactcctcctattactccatataacccctccctataactcctcctattactccatataacccctccctataactcctcctattactccatataacccctccctatatctcctcctattaccccatataacccctccctataactacttctattgctccatataaccgctccctataactcctcctattgccccatataacccctccctataactcctcctattactccatataacccctcccttgtTTGGATTCTTACAACCCGTCCGTTTATCGCCGAGTCCGCAGATCAGATTCTTACCATGCGTCTGCCGATCGCGGAATGCGCTGGGGGGATGTTAAAACCAACCGGCGGAATGTATCCAACAGGTGGTTTTTGGATTCACCTGCCCGGATTGAAACCGCAACAATCCGtcggcggattttacaccgcagaacggattttgaatggcgaACTCGGGGAAAAATCCCGGACACGGACGTGGACCGGCTCGCCAATGTCTACCTAATACTTCTCTTATTGTTGGCCGTTCCTGTTGATTCCAGATTCTCCCGAGTTCCGGGATGATCTGTGCCCGAACTCTCTCATCTGGGTAGAGGGGGAAAAGGATCAGTTCCCTTGCCAGGCTGACGGTAACCCTCCTCCTCAAGTGACGTGCAGCAACAGCCAATGGTCTGCTATGACTGGGGAATTCATAGAGATAACGAGGAACCTCTCCGGGGTCTACAGTTGCCATGCTTTAAACAGCCACGGAAATGATACAAAGTCGTTAAATGTCACAGTGGAATGTAAGATGTCCTGATGCACTTAAGCaaatgccccatataacctctccctataactcctcctattaccccatatattctctccctataactcctcctattgccccatataacctctccctataactcctcctattaccccatatattctctccctataactcctcctattgtcccatataacccctccctataactcctcctattaccccatatattctctccctataactcctcctattgccccatataacccctccttataactcctcctattgctccatataacccctacTTATAActactattgctccatataaccgctccctatatcacctcctattgccccacataacccctccctataactcctcctattactccatataacccctccctataactcctcctattactccatataacccctccctataactcctcctattaccccatataacctctccctataactcctattgctccatataacctctcccgataactcctcctattgccccatataacccctccctataactcctcctattactccatataacccctccctataactcctcctattgccccatataacccctccctataactcctcctattaccccatataacccctccctataacaccatatcacctctccctataactccccttaACCCTTAAACCTTTTTGTCCTTTTCACCCCCAGATTGCCCGGGAACTCCGACCCTAATACTCACGCCCTCCGCAGACCTGAAGAAAGGAGATCCCCTGAATGTAACCTGTCACTCTGACGGCTCTCCCCTTCCCGAATACCGCTGGATAATCCCTCCTGGCGCCCCTGTGACTTACTCCCGGGATAACCGCACAATCATTATCCCCCAAATATCTTCTTCCCACCGTGGAAATTACAGCTGTGTGGTCACGAACAAGCACGGGACGGCAAGAGGGCAACAGGAGGTACACGTCACAGGTGAGCCGTCAATTTTACGGCCTGGGACGATAAAGCGGTGTTAATTGTCCTGGGCCAGACCGTCTGTAATAGCAGCGTAGTGGAGTCCCAgcgagagaagcagtctctctctgtgtttccccGAGCAGCTCTTACAGCGATCTAATGtggcgtgacgcgggagctttaaacgccAGCCAGAGGGGCTACCAACAACCCCTGCGGAGGtctatatctccagaagcagggggtccctggagttgaGATTAATGGGACCTGCTTCCGGAgaccctgcttcaacacagtatataaaaataaacagactaAAGCATTCGATCACTATAACAGCTgctcggggagacacagagagagagacctcttctctctctctgggacatctccccgcgcagctcttacagacgcgTGACTGGCCCGGTAGTGTTATAGCAGCgatggtcccattcagaagcatggacccccactGCCGAGTTAATCATCCCGGGCAGCTTACTGCTTCCTTGGTTGCGATAAACCCCGACTCGGGCGCCATAACCTCGAGCGCCCACGGTGGCAATAAATTTAGCTACATCAGTAAAGCCGCTAACACCCTCCCTTCCGAACCTATTTAACATCCTTCATGGGTTTTCAAACTCCCTACTATACACAGCCCGTCTCTTTCTATATATAAAGGGTCTGCCTCATTTCAGGACATAGGATTGCGTTTTCAAAGTTTATATTTCATTACGCTcctaaaaaccaaaaaaaaaagtgacattttTATCCAataatactataaaaaaaattcaaatgttTAAGGTTTCTTTCACTGGTTTCAAGTATGTTGAAATACAGCTACTGTACTTTTTGGGAGACGTGTTGGGATTGTCACATACTGTATTCTCTctgcagagatgtagaggaggaCAATGTTTGGAAGTCCACCCACCCTGGAATAGACCCTCAGTCACCATAGATAGGGTTGTTCTCTGTAACTCTTGTTTCTTGACGGACACTAATGTTAGTCCTCTATGGGGGTGATGTCTGGCAGGAAAGGGAATACTTAACGATACCATTGATGTAACCTTTTAACGCTTTTTGACGACGgaggcgcgaaacgcgttagggttTCACTCCCTTCACTTTTTGATATGGCCATTTCGGCCTGTTCCTTTATTCTTTCTGCAGATAACACTGGAAAGTGGCTCGCCGTTGGCTTGATCTCTGCGGCTGGCATTGCTGGCGTAGCAGCTGGGATCGTTTATTGGTTACAGAAACAAGGCAAAATAGGGGATTACACGGTACAAAAGCCTAACTCCAAGAAGTCGCCCTGCAATGAAGAGACACCGATGAATAAGGTCCCCCAGGAAGAAAACCCTTGAGGCACACGAGCTGGGACTGAACTATTTACCATACTCCGAAGGCAGAGACGTTGGGACTACCCCGTCATTTAACTACGGACCGGCTTTATTTTGCTGGGGATGTGAAAGTATATGAGATGGATGTGGACTGATTTACTGTTTAAGCTCTACCCTGCCCTGGGCGCCATTTCATTTTTGGCCCCTGTCTGGATGGATCGCCATCTTCTTTTTGCCCTCTCCACAATGGCTATCCTATTTTTTCTCCACTCAACTTCTGTTCCTCGCTGGTTGTTATCTTGGTTTTGCCCCACCTTGGTCGCCAAATTCTTTATTTGCCCTGCACTGGTCGCCATGTTTTGACCATGTCCTGGTCACCAATAAGTGTTCCTCCTAAGTCACCATATTGATTTCACCCCACCCCAAATGCCATCTTCTTTTTACCTGTCCATTATCGCCAATCTACCGTTGGCACCGTAGACTTTTAACACCACCAATTTCTACCTCACTCTTCTCACACTATCTAGAGCGAACCCCCATTAAAACTCAAGGTATCTAGAAGCCActaacacactgacactctcttcCGTACTTAAATGTCATCCTTAATGGGTGTCCAaatcatatatgtatgtatgtgtgtgtatctttctttatagagtgatatatatatatatatatatatatatatatatatatacagtggttgacaaatcaccaaaaaatctactcgccacacaaaaaaatctactcgccacctagtaccaaacgtgtactgcttgggccaatatttactcgcccgggggttaaatccactcgcccggggcgagcaaatgtataggtttgtcgaacactgtatatatatatatatatatatatatatatatatatatatatatatatatatccctctctccctgtatgtAAGTGGCTGTCACGTTACAGGACATACGAACAGTCAGTGGGTGAACTTGGAGAGATGTCCTAAATTATTTCCAGTGTCCATGCTTTGAAGTGTAATGGATTGTAAATActgtttttgcatttttttttgctATTTAACATCTCATTTGTCcaaaaagtcttttttttttaaattatgaaaTGAACCACATATTTCATTGGAGAACACCCAACCTTCTCACGGGCGTGTCGTCCAGCGAAAATGAGGTTGGTCTggttttttatgtttgtttttaaatgttacacGTAGTCTACTAATTAAGGAAATACAGTATATTGACATTTGATGAAGACCCAGATGAACAGCTTTCTATCCGTCTGTCATCGCTAAATAGCACTAGCGGGAAAATCGCGATGTCTTATTGTCATGGGGGCATCTTCAAAGGCGATCATACAAGGTCCTTACAACCAGACTTTGATGTTCCCTGGGAGGGCAGTCTATTCCAACGAACAGTTTTATATTATCCTTAGCCAGCTACAAATCTGGTAACATTGACTATAATCAGAAATGAGTAGGACGCCTCGGTGAAAAGGTAGCAGATATTTTTGTTTCACCAAAAAGAAGACTTCACACGACCCGGAGGTCATCCTCATTGTGAAGACGTTGGCCCAATCAATTTGGTCATTATTGGGAGAAGGTTGCGGAGAGTTTTTTTGGTAACTCCTTAATAACATTTGATACCAAATACTTTGCTGTCTTCCGACCCCCAGGCTGTAAAACTGTCCATGGCTAGGGGAAAGTGACAGATGATTTCAGGGCATGCCGCTCCAGGGTTGTTGGATATAAGTACAGCTCagtccccttataacgctgtgcttggggtccaaagaatcacattgcgttatatgcggatcgcgttacaaataatgtacaattgtatgcattgtacaacaaagtatttaagacaccaataatcgtggtgtaaagtattcataaatacgaaaattgggagccacgctcacatcgcgttatatgcggatccgcgttgtaacagatcgcgctataacgtgGTTGAGCTGTACTCAGGTCGTACACTTAGAAGCGAGATGAATCTTGGGGAAACCCTGCATGTGTGTCAATGTTATATTTCCTCCCCACGATAACGTGGAGGAATCCTACGGTATGAATGATATGTTTTTTGATTATTACATTATGATTAGTCTTTGTGTGATGAAGACCGATGCTAAAAAGATTAATTTTGACTGTAAATAATGCGTAGTAGATAATGTTACATGGAGGTTTATTTGAAGTAAAGAGGGGTCGCTAACTCCTATAGTTAGATGCAGGGATAGATGACACGACAGACAGCTGTCTTAGGATATATGTGAAAGGATTCGGTCATCAGATTTCCAGAATATACAAGGGTTATTACGCAATTCGCGGCTTAAAATTATTATTAACAATACAGTTGGCGGAATTCTGCCACCCTCGGGccaatttgtagaatccaatccgcgggttCAGTGATccgttcttaagaatccgccaacggattgctgaacgcgcggattggattctacaaattcgcCGGCGGGTGGCGGAGTTCCGCCGACTgtattgttaataataattattttttttaaaagccgcGAAACGCGAGTCGCCCctttttttgagattgatctgctgaaatccggCCCAAAACATTCGCCCGTGTGTACTGATGATCATATTTATAAGACACTGTTATGCCAGGTAGACATGTTATGGATCCATCTACAGTACAAAAGACACATGTGCTACCATATTTAGTCATAATCCTGAGAATAGGATGCTGTGTTTGCGTGTGGTTTTACTCTGTGTAAGGACCAGAATGGTCATATTACTTACCTGAAGGAAAGGGTAACAGAAGGATTCTACCAGAAGCAAGAATCCAACAGGACATTTCAAGTAGAGAAAAGAACAGGCGACAAGTTGCCATCTTTGAAAAGCACATGACATATTCGATGCGGACTACCCTATATCTGCTATATGGAAGTAATAACTTCGGACAAATTAACGTTTCTTTCGTGCTCTAAACCGGAAAGCGGAATTATTATATCCAGCTAAGATACAATGTACGGAAGACAATTTAACATCATATTACCGTACGTTTGAGGTGTCTGTTCACAGGAGCGTCCCTTGGTATCAGGTTTCctgttttattcctttttttttaaaattatttttataagATTGGAGACACCCAGTGTCGGATTAAGTAACAAAATGGTGCCCTTAGGCAATTACCaggtgctgccctcctcctcctccagcgctGTGCTGTCCCATTGCCATAGCAacaccatgtgacatcacgttgccggcCGCCCATGTTCCGCCCCCAAATTCTGCCAGCCAAAAATATTGCCGCCGTAGGCCTGGGCCTATCGAGCCTAATGTGAAATTCACCACTGGAGATGCCATTTTTACTGTATGCCATTTTGTAACTTCTTTGTATAAAAACACTGCAACTCTTTTTTTGTTCTATTAAACGTAACATGTATTATGTACTGTCTTTGAGCTTTAATTGAACCTATTCATTGATTGTGTTTCGTTTGTGCATTTTTCTGGGACCAAGGACTTCTAGGGTGTTACACCTAACATGAATTCCTGGTGGCGGCAGTGTAATTGGGATGTTGTCTGAGGGGTCTTCGGGAGGAGGGGGTTAATCCACCGCCCCGTGGCACTTTGCTGTGGTGGCCACCTACGTGCTTCCGCCCCCTTCTGAATCGCCCtgcgtcacgttgctatggtaacgCGACATAACGGCTTCATATGACGCCGCGACtcctcgttgccatggcagcgaGATGCCATGTGACATCCGCCgcttcatttgacgctgcgattcgAAAGAGAGGCGTGGGGGAGGGCGGCAACAAGTAGGCAGCCGCCACAGATAAGTGCCTCCACCTTGGGCCCAATTGACCAGAGAGTGccgcaaatgtatatggggggggCCGGACATTTTTACCGCCCTAGGccctgggcctaatgggaaatccggcACGAGGTGTGCCCATTTTTGTGCCGGAGATGAGAGATAactgggcggccattttgttgCAAACCTCGTTCACATTCAGACATGTCCACAAGAGAGAGCATGTACTGGGGGAAATTGTGACAAGAGCAGcgggataatatttattttatttattttttattagtcTTAGGGGGTCTATCCAGTAGGATAATTGTGCATCACAATTTCAGTGCTAAAAAATCATTACAAACCTTGTAAAATGGGAGTCGTGTATCAGAagacttcatatatatatatgatgatgCATAAATATGATATATAGGATCCTAAAAAAACACTGGTATACACTAAAGGAGGCTGAAgaccttaaagaggcaatccaagctggggCGAGGGGGTGGGTTTGTTTGTATTTCTCTTCATTTTTTAACACAGTTTtgaagtagggggggggggtctccccagctgaaccccgttaatttcagctccggtgaccctctgcttcccgagttacagacctccgtagggtgtgccggtatctcctgcagttttcagcttcctcgtcaaatgggccaatgggaagctgaaCCCGATGACCTCACAGCTTCCTCTTGGCCCGCATGTCTTCGTATTGTTGTGTCCAATGGCAGAAGGCTATATTATTTGCGCAATCTAGTGGTTAGAGATTTACCCTACGTTTGCCAACAGGCCCAGATagtgttgccaggtggcttccccaaaaatactggacagagAAGGCTTCCCACCAGTTCAGCCCCTTAACCTCCTCATCGTGGCTCTCACATGTCCATACATCAGCCATCCTCCTGACCTGAGGTCCACAATCATAGCAGGGTCACATATGCAGGCCGCCCGTGGCCAAACATGCCCCAACCATCCCCCCACGGACCGCCTACAGGTCCATTAACCCTTGAGCCCATTACTTCCTGATAAGAACTTCCGCTGGATCTCCTGCAGTGACAAGAGACGTCCTCCCAACTTCTGGAGATATGCTCTTATCCCTCTCAATTAAATACCTCTCCCCCTGCCAGAGCGCCTGTTAGCCCCCCAGGATCGATCGCATGACTCCAACTACCCCCTGGCTGCCAGGAAGGGAAGAGGGCTCCCATCTAGGGAATAAAAttgaagtgtatgtatgtgtgtatgtctttatttatatagcgccattaatgtgcatagcgcttcacagcagtaatacacgtgacaatcataaataacaaataatacaaataacaggtcatgggaataagtgcttcagacataaaagtaacattgtggaagtggagtccctgacccgaagagcttacaatctaattggtggggagaacgtacagagacagtaggagggcattcaggtaagtgcgtctgcagggggccaagctttatgtatcatgtatagtattagccacggtgctgcTCATATTcttttttaagcaagtgtgtcttaaggtgggtcttaaaggtggatagagagggtgctagtcgggtactgaggggaagggcattccagaggtgcggggcagtcagtgagaaaggtttaaggcgggagagggctttagatacaaagggggtacagagcagatccttgagcagaacgcaagagtctggatggtgcatagcgagaaattagggctgagatgtaaggaggggcagaagagtgtaaagctttaaaagtgaggagaagaatggagtgtgagatgcgggatttgaagTGAGAATGTCAGcagtatataacaatatataagcATGTGAAGGGTCTGTGTAcctgtgtgcttgtgtgtatcAGGCTCTGTGTGTCTATCACTGTGTCTCGGTGCGTATCAGTGCATTATTCTAGGCTTATCAGTGTGTTGTTGAATGttattgtatgtgtgttttactgtgtgtgtatcagtgtgtatctatCCACAGGCGACTTACCAGATGTAGCCACTGGGGGGTGCTATCCTTCCAAAGATCAAAACACAAAGGGTAATACTGTAGAAGTTATTTTTTGTTAGGGACACCATTTCTCAGATGAAAACAGACGCCTACACAGACACATGCATACAGGTACACGAACCCCTATCACCCCTTGTAGGACCCCAACAGCCTTCATAAAAACCCCATCAGCACTCATACATTAGGCCCCCCAACACCATTCATAAGACCCTCATCACCACTCATAGGTCCACATCACACTTCATAATACCCACATTACCCCTCATAAGCCCCCAAATCCATTATAAGACCTCCATCACTACCCATAAGACCCCCAACATCCTTCATAAGATCTCCAATATCCTTCTTAAGACCTCCATCACTACTCATAAGACCTCCATCACTACTCGTAAGAACACCATCACTACTCATAAGATTCCATCACTACTCATAAGACCTTTACAACAACCTTCATAAGGCCTCCATAACTACTCATAAGACCCCAACATCCTTCATAAAAATCCCAATATCCTTCTTAAGACCTCCATCACTACTCATAAGACCCCCAACACCCTTCATATGACCTCAATCACTACTCATAAGACCTCCATCACTACTCATAAGACCCCCAACACCCTTCATATGACCTCAATCACTACTCATAAGACCTCCATCACTACTCATATGACCCCCAACATCCTTCATAAGACACCCAACATCCATCATAAGACACCCAACATCCTTCACAAGACCTCCATCACTACTCATAAAACCTCCATCACTACTCATAAGACCCTCAACATCCTTCATAAGACCCCCAATATCCTTAGACCTCCACCACTATTCATAAGACCACCTACATCCTTTATAAGACCTCAATCACTATTCCTAAGACCTCCATGACTACTCATAAGACCCCCAACATCCTTCTTCAGACCATCACTGCTCAGAAAACCCACAACACCCTTCATAAGACCTCCATCACTACTCATAAAACCATCACTACTCATAAGACCCTCAACATCCTTCATAAGACCCCAAATATCCTTCTTAAGACCTCCATCACTACTCATAAGACCTACATCATCCTTCATAAGACCTCCATCACTACTCATA containing:
- the LOC142470740 gene encoding intercellular adhesion molecule 1-like, which produces MEFKMQWVSLLLLLVSGTFSAGAAREPCAVRAVSNVMYARRGELVLLNCTTSCTEFLVFHWETGLLKSDPNRGEGWLSTKVNVTTDNSTAQCLMKVDGSRDLLGDAVTVTAYELPSHVAIDLPEIVEEGTSHNVTCTVYRVAPVQNLMVTLARGGDVIHRKTFPGDPREGSHDVTVTHQITAQRGDNMQDFSCSAALELGTFLNTTVQSPSVTLRTFALLERPQISVSRWIEKGSTVTAICEVPRAFPAENVTVEMSFDQSPLSVTITSRTDGALVANAPLTPTSTGTYNLGCTAHIFESSNDRVMDINIYESPKINFSLSSASADLGDTVIASCELTNDNPEPYSLHISIDGKQSCSETSYATRSCNLTADRKSPTAVVTCEARLKENPNITTTAKKYLTVYYSPEFRDDLCPNSLIWVEGEKDQFPCQADGNPPPQVTCSNSQWSAMTGEFIEITRNLSGVYSCHALNSHGNDTKSLNVTVEYCPGTPTLILTPSADLKKGDPLNVTCHSDGSPLPEYRWIIPPGAPVTYSRDNRTIIIPQISSSHRGNYSCVVTNKHGTARGQQEVHVTDNTGKWLAVGLISAAGIAGVAAGIVYWLQKQGKIGDYTVQKPNSKKSPCNEETPMNKVPQEENP